One stretch of bacterium DNA includes these proteins:
- a CDS encoding fibronectin type III domain-containing protein — translation MKKLLFALIFCMPFSLLFAQEENVQKADSQNALNALPCEECGGGGGGGDNISLESYTIQVVDASTIRLIATILTSYGASTVFTCSLKVNNVTLTTTATNAQLSSGVNYTITSASLVPFNNYMTEVTIKYGSTTSGTDDILRNFQFAAPEPSAQATNIGFNTITTSSMNVTWTAASGPPAGYIVLRSTASPNTAPSDGTVYSIGNALGNSTVVYVGSGTSFSSTSLSSNTTYYYAIYAYNGSGTITNYRTTSPLTGSQATPAAEPTNQPTNITFSSVSLTGLTVNWTAASPAVNGYLVIRKTNGVPTGAPTDFTTYVVGNTIGDGTVVYVGSGTSVGQTGLTANTRYGYAVFAYNGSGAGTNYKTATPLTGLGSTLATEPVAQPTYMTFPIVTETSIKVQWEFSGTADGFLVVMKAGSAPTALPSDGTEYNTGETIGDAIVVGNTGLAYEGDSQTKSVEPGGGNPTYAMVALSLSSNVNYFFKIFSFNGGLYTGSSNYLTTNPLSGSQYTIASQPGAQPTGLNFSSITPVGMTLGWTAASGSPNGYIVLRRAGAAPTGVPADGATYTAGSVIGDGTVAYVGSGTSFAESGLASNTTYYYSIFSYNGVSANFNYLTTSSLSGNNTTMASEPTAQAPTISFTSITTNSMIVNWTAASPAPSGYLVVRTTSTSADPADGTTYVAGSSTLGNGTVVYIGSGTSFTSSGLSAGTTYTYKIYSYNGSGSTINYLIASPTTGNRVTLSNEPSAQPTNLVISQVTSSSMTLNWTAPATAPTGYLILRRGGTVPTEVPVDGTTYGSTFGASQVFMVTGTSTNFTGLIDYTNHHYKIWAYNGSGASINYNTVSPLSGNQFTLVAPPPAPTGIEFSYIGSDRMNVGWTQGATAPAGYLILRRAGGPPGQPVQGTAYTEGQSIGSDGTIVDFSGNIQMYMQEAVRTGAAEPCTECGGGGGGVVELYVTSTGMQPSTAYYFAIYAYNSPGTGTSYSSGLTGNATTLQADPAAVSNFTVSPLTQSSVSISWSAVSGATGYIVIRQTSVTTAKPIDGIVYGSPGTAAGGTVAYVGNGLTCTDNGLASSTTYYYYIFAYNGSAATTNYGNGVYVPYTTPEGKNYITSQIFLRPGVLDTHVDTLNDVFIQQSSAFSDGMGRLVQSIAKRASPSKNDIVTAVEYDLYGRQSKSYLPFVSINGAGVFRSFSIDSSLAFYQKGLNGIPVSAKPYSLTKFENSPLNRVIEQGAPGETWQPNVGDYNGHTIKNWTSGNTTNSVRLWKTDGTGTGYYAANEIIVQQTVDENGQSAYTYVDKSERTVMKKSIKSSTDVITHYVYDDFGNLKFIIPPEAHAAMQTSGTWNINSNNIKTLWCTEFWYDNENRLIKKKIPEADTIFTVYDKLGRVALTQDGKLRTDNKWMFTKYDIMGRPVLTGVYSHGSAVGFQAMQDLVLADPDVYETRSSTNYSVQLGYTNNVYPNIANCEIWTANYYDDYNFDYTGGDDYTYTSDTDFSGNTPFYRLKGKLTGTKTRILLTQQQPYAGYNQANHSEANVVLKDQMQSSGTIAAKEIALEGEVVLSGEMVLEAKQDAAGNQSKQEKAFTAAVISQTWLTAVSFYDKYGRVIYTISDNSMGGTDKSYTEYDFPGKVLKTKTIHQTTATTVTVKKRFDYDHAGRLLKTYQQNNSDSEILLAQNQYNQLGTLIEKDLHSTNGGSTFLQAVNYTYNIRGWMTKVNDPSNLGTDLFGMELKYETINSNLTGSAQYNGNISQQIWKTGSTTSGFGYTYDPLNQLTAAIYESGVNFDTDYDKYSEKNITYDLNGNIKTLQRYSSSLTDNLTMTLSGNKLIGSDDAVVNSAMASDFEDRGSTYSGSNIEYTYDVNGNMTVDKNKGITSITYNYLNLPITVNFGATKRIDWTYTATGVKLQKKVYDNGLILTIDYVSGFVYKNETLDFFSTEAGRVKKLAGGSLQYQYNLSDQLNNTRVLFADNNSDGFADVVEEFHYYAFGMKIEGLSTLNPDNKFMYNGKELVDNFGLNWYEYGWRMYDAQLGRWHEVDPIDEFYSPYCYVGNNPIMFIDPDGTSYEYNVDAEGNATRISDKGGADVDYFNFIDGDLKGYSLIVDHVKEQVILQFPNFSEPLKEIVKNVGADPWGASGKFYAYASSLDAAQQKATFEGRNRATSLDYEATKDGAAELLSLVAGGEVLVFIKELGFSVKVMRYVNSSGFGINLYKKGERLLGLDWHKFKLGGKVTGKIVNLPHIDLDKLGVKHWPWKQMDQWMRGVKK, via the coding sequence ATGAAAAAATTATTGTTCGCTCTGATTTTTTGCATGCCGTTTTCTTTGCTTTTCGCACAGGAAGAAAACGTACAAAAGGCCGATTCTCAAAACGCTTTAAATGCACTGCCATGTGAAGAATGTGGCGGCGGTGGAGGTGGTGGTGATAATATTTCTCTTGAAAGTTATACTATTCAGGTAGTTGATGCTTCAACCATTCGCCTTATTGCGACAATCTTGACAAGCTATGGCGCCTCTACAGTTTTTACGTGTAGCCTGAAAGTGAATAATGTCACCCTGACGACAACGGCAACCAATGCTCAGCTTTCCTCAGGAGTCAATTATACTATTACATCAGCCAGCTTAGTTCCGTTTAACAATTACATGACTGAAGTTACAATTAAATACGGGTCGACGACTTCAGGTACAGACGATATATTGCGAAATTTTCAGTTTGCTGCTCCTGAACCTTCTGCACAGGCAACCAACATTGGATTTAACACCATTACCACGTCTTCGATGAATGTTACGTGGACGGCGGCGTCAGGGCCGCCAGCAGGTTATATTGTGTTACGCTCGACGGCATCTCCTAACACTGCTCCATCCGATGGCACGGTATACAGTATTGGTAATGCTTTAGGAAATTCTACAGTGGTGTATGTCGGTTCAGGAACGTCTTTTTCTTCCACAAGTCTTAGTTCTAATACAACCTATTACTATGCGATCTATGCTTACAATGGGTCGGGAACGATTACGAATTATCGCACAACCTCTCCGCTGACCGGCAGTCAAGCCACGCCTGCGGCTGAGCCGACGAATCAACCTACAAATATAACATTTTCCAGTGTCAGTTTAACAGGATTAACCGTCAATTGGACTGCCGCATCACCGGCTGTTAATGGCTATCTTGTCATACGAAAAACCAACGGAGTTCCTACAGGCGCTCCGACGGACTTTACGACTTACGTTGTCGGCAATACCATCGGCGATGGTACGGTTGTCTATGTCGGCTCGGGAACTTCTGTAGGACAAACAGGCCTGACTGCCAATACGAGGTACGGATATGCCGTATTTGCATACAACGGTTCAGGAGCCGGCACTAATTACAAAACGGCCACGCCACTGACGGGACTTGGGAGTACATTGGCGACCGAGCCGGTTGCGCAACCGACGTATATGACTTTTCCTATCGTAACTGAAACGTCTATCAAAGTTCAATGGGAATTTAGCGGCACTGCAGACGGTTTCCTGGTGGTCATGAAAGCAGGCAGTGCACCGACGGCATTACCGTCCGACGGAACCGAATATAATACAGGTGAAACCATTGGCGACGCCATTGTTGTAGGCAATACGGGGCTTGCATACGAAGGCGATAGCCAAACGAAATCAGTGGAACCGGGAGGCGGCAATCCAACGTATGCCATGGTTGCCTTATCGCTATCTTCTAATGTAAATTATTTTTTTAAAATATTTTCGTTTAATGGCGGGTTGTATACGGGGAGTTCAAATTATCTTACAACTAATCCGCTTTCGGGCTCACAATATACGATTGCATCCCAACCGGGCGCTCAACCTACGGGATTGAATTTTAGTTCCATCACGCCGGTCGGCATGACACTTGGATGGACCGCGGCATCAGGTTCTCCCAATGGATATATTGTTCTAAGAAGGGCGGGTGCTGCTCCAACGGGAGTTCCCGCCGATGGGGCTACGTATACGGCCGGTTCGGTTATCGGCGATGGTACGGTCGCTTATGTGGGAAGCGGGACGTCATTTGCCGAATCGGGACTTGCATCGAATACGACGTATTATTATTCCATTTTTTCATACAACGGTGTTTCTGCGAATTTCAATTATCTTACGACAAGCAGTTTGAGCGGAAATAACACAACGATGGCGAGTGAACCGACGGCGCAAGCGCCGACTATTTCATTTACGTCGATCACTACGAATTCGATGATCGTCAACTGGACGGCGGCTTCGCCTGCACCATCAGGGTATCTCGTCGTTCGTACGACGTCCACCAGCGCCGATCCGGCCGATGGGACAACATATGTGGCCGGTAGCTCGACTCTGGGTAACGGAACAGTCGTATACATCGGTTCCGGAACTTCGTTTACTTCCAGTGGTTTAAGTGCCGGGACGACCTACACCTATAAAATTTATTCATATAACGGTTCGGGATCGACGATCAATTATCTCATCGCGTCACCGACGACAGGAAATAGAGTTACCTTATCGAATGAACCGTCCGCACAACCAACCAATCTGGTCATCAGCCAAGTGACGTCGTCGTCCATGACGCTCAACTGGACGGCTCCGGCAACCGCTCCTACCGGGTATTTGATTCTTCGTCGCGGAGGAACGGTTCCGACAGAAGTTCCAGTCGACGGCACTACGTACGGTTCGACATTTGGTGCCAGTCAGGTTTTTATGGTTACCGGAACATCGACTAATTTTACCGGTTTGATCGATTACACGAATCATCACTATAAAATCTGGGCGTATAACGGATCGGGCGCGAGCATCAATTACAATACCGTTTCGCCATTGTCGGGCAATCAATTTACATTGGTCGCGCCGCCGCCTGCGCCAACCGGCATCGAATTTAGTTACATAGGATCGGATCGTATGAATGTAGGCTGGACTCAAGGCGCCACAGCGCCAGCCGGTTACCTGATTCTTCGTCGGGCCGGCGGCCCTCCGGGACAACCCGTGCAGGGAACGGCTTACACGGAAGGACAGAGCATCGGAAGTGATGGAACTATTGTCGATTTTTCAGGTAATATTCAGATGTATATGCAGGAGGCTGTCCGAACCGGTGCCGCTGAACCTTGTACTGAGTGCGGCGGCGGCGGTGGCGGCGTAGTCGAATTATACGTTACATCCACCGGCATGCAACCTTCAACAGCGTATTATTTTGCCATCTATGCATACAATAGCCCAGGTACGGGCACCAGCTACAGCAGCGGATTGACAGGCAATGCAACGACATTGCAAGCCGATCCGGCAGCGGTTAGCAATTTTACGGTATCGCCGCTTACGCAATCATCCGTCAGTATTTCGTGGTCGGCTGTATCCGGTGCGACAGGTTATATTGTCATCCGTCAAACGTCGGTTACAACGGCAAAACCGATTGACGGTATTGTTTATGGGTCGCCCGGAACTGCGGCAGGTGGCACCGTTGCTTACGTTGGCAATGGACTGACATGTACGGATAATGGACTGGCATCCAGCACGACCTATTATTATTACATTTTTGCATATAACGGATCAGCCGCCACGACCAACTACGGCAACGGAGTGTATGTCCCGTATACCACGCCGGAAGGAAAGAATTATATTACTTCACAAATTTTTCTCAGGCCCGGTGTGCTCGATACGCACGTCGATACGCTGAATGATGTTTTTATTCAACAATCGTCTGCTTTCTCCGATGGCATGGGGCGGTTGGTGCAATCGATTGCTAAACGCGCGTCGCCTTCCAAAAATGATATTGTCACGGCCGTGGAGTATGATCTGTATGGCCGCCAATCCAAATCTTACCTGCCATTTGTATCGATCAATGGTGCAGGTGTGTTTCGGTCTTTTAGTATCGATAGTAGTTTAGCTTTTTATCAAAAAGGACTGAACGGTATTCCCGTCAGCGCCAAACCTTATTCATTGACTAAATTTGAAAACTCACCTCTCAATCGTGTGATCGAACAAGGTGCGCCGGGTGAAACATGGCAGCCGAATGTCGGCGACTACAATGGCCATACGATCAAAAACTGGACAAGCGGCAACACTACCAATTCAGTAAGACTGTGGAAAACGGACGGTACCGGTACCGGCTATTATGCCGCTAATGAAATCATCGTTCAACAAACGGTCGATGAAAACGGGCAGTCCGCCTATACTTATGTGGACAAGTCCGAACGCACCGTAATGAAAAAAAGTATCAAAAGCAGTACGGATGTCATTACACATTACGTATATGATGATTTTGGAAATCTGAAGTTTATTATTCCTCCGGAAGCGCACGCAGCCATGCAAACATCGGGTACATGGAATATTAATTCCAATAACATCAAAACGCTTTGGTGTACCGAATTCTGGTATGACAATGAAAACCGATTGATCAAAAAGAAAATCCCCGAAGCGGATACGATTTTTACGGTTTACGATAAACTCGGAAGAGTCGCGCTCACGCAGGACGGGAAACTCAGAACCGATAATAAATGGATGTTTACCAAGTATGATATCATGGGAAGACCTGTCTTGACGGGAGTGTATTCTCATGGCTCAGCCGTTGGTTTCCAGGCTATGCAAGACCTGGTCCTGGCCGATCCCGACGTGTATGAGACCCGCTCGTCCACCAACTATTCCGTCCAGCTCGGTTACACTAATAATGTGTATCCGAATATTGCCAATTGCGAAATATGGACGGCCAATTATTACGACGATTATAATTTCGATTATACCGGGGGGGACGACTACACGTATACCAGCGATACCGATTTTTCAGGCAATACGCCCTTCTATCGCCTCAAAGGCAAACTCACCGGAACGAAAACCCGGATTCTCCTCACTCAGCAGCAGCCTTACGCCGGATACAATCAAGCCAATCACTCCGAAGCTAATGTCGTGCTCAAAGATCAGATGCAGAGTTCCGGTACGATCGCAGCCAAAGAAATCGCTCTGGAAGGAGAAGTCGTCTTAAGCGGCGAGATGGTTTTAGAAGCGAAACAAGATGCAGCAGGCAATCAATCTAAACAGGAGAAAGCTTTTACTGCGGCCGTGATCAGCCAGACGTGGCTGACGGCCGTGAGTTTCTACGATAAATACGGGCGTGTGATTTATACGATCTCGGATAATTCGATGGGCGGAACGGACAAGTCGTATACGGAATACGACTTTCCAGGCAAAGTTCTGAAAACCAAAACGATTCATCAAACCACGGCTACAACCGTCACGGTGAAAAAACGGTTTGATTACGATCATGCCGGCAGGCTTCTCAAAACGTACCAACAGAATAATTCCGATTCCGAAATTTTATTAGCCCAGAATCAGTACAACCAACTGGGCACGCTCATTGAAAAAGATTTGCATTCCACGAATGGCGGTAGTACTTTCTTGCAGGCGGTGAATTATACCTACAATATCCGGGGGTGGATGACGAAAGTAAACGATCCTTCCAATCTCGGCACGGATCTATTCGGCATGGAACTCAAATACGAAACGATTAATTCCAATCTGACCGGCAGCGCGCAGTATAACGGCAACATCAGCCAGCAAATCTGGAAGACCGGCTCCACGACCAGCGGCTTTGGATACACGTATGATCCATTAAATCAATTGACGGCCGCGATCTATGAATCGGGAGTAAATTTTGATACCGATTATGACAAATATTCTGAGAAAAACATTACCTACGACTTGAACGGGAATATCAAAACCTTACAGCGATATTCAAGTTCACTGACCGATAATCTGACGATGACGCTGAGCGGGAATAAACTGATCGGGAGCGATGATGCGGTGGTCAATTCGGCAATGGCAAGTGATTTTGAAGACAGAGGAAGTACTTACAGCGGAAGCAATATCGAATACACGTATGACGTGAACGGGAATATGACCGTCGATAAGAATAAAGGCATCACGAGCATTACGTATAATTATCTGAATCTACCGATCACCGTCAACTTCGGAGCGACCAAGCGTATAGACTGGACGTACACGGCAACTGGAGTGAAGCTGCAGAAGAAAGTCTATGACAATGGGCTGATACTGACGATCGATTACGTGAGCGGGTTCGTTTACAAAAACGAAACCTTGGACTTCTTCTCTACGGAAGCCGGACGTGTGAAGAAACTTGCGGGTGGTAGCCTGCAGTATCAATATAATCTCAGTGATCAATTGAACAATACTCGAGTCTTGTTTGCTGACAATAACAGTGATGGATTTGCAGATGTTGTCGAGGAGTTTCATTACTATGCTTTTGGAATGAAGATTGAAGGCTTATCTACTTTAAATCCTGATAATAAGTTTATGTATAACGGAAAAGAATTGGTAGATAATTTTGGACTCAATTGGTACGAGTATGGCTGGCGCATGTATGATGCACAACTTGGAAGGTGGCATGAAGTAGATCCCATAGATGAGTTTTATTCACCCTATTGTTATGTTGGAAACAATCCGATTATGTTCATTGATCCTGACGGAACATCATACGAATACAATGTGGATGCCGAGGGTAATGCTACTAGAATAAGTGATAAAGGTGGTGCTGATGTCGACTATTTTAATTTTATTGATGGTGATCTAAAGGGGTACAGCCTTATTGTTGATCATGTAAAGGAACAAGTCATATTACAATTTCCAAACTTCAGTGAACCCCTGAAAGAAATTGTAAAAAATGTTGGGGCTGACCCATGGGGGGCTTCTGGCAAATTTTATGCATATGCCTCTTCATTGGATGCAGCACAGCAAAAAGCCACGTTTGAAGGTAGAAACAGGGCAACTTCGCTTGACTATGAAGCAACTAAAGACGGTGCGGCTGAATTACTGTCACTTGTCGCTGGCGGTGAAGTATTAGTTTTTATCAAGGAGCTTGGTTTTTCAGTTAAAGTAATGCGCTATGTTAACTCCTCTGGTTTTGGAATCAATCTTTATAAGAAGGGTGAGCGCTTACTTGGATTGGACTGGCACAAATTTAAGCTCGGCGGCAAAGTAACAGGAAAGATAGTGAATTTGCCGCACATTGATTTGGATAAGCTGGGTGTTAAACACTGGCCTTGGAAACAAATGGATCAATGGATGAGAGGTGTAAAAAAATGA
- a CDS encoding RHS repeat-associated core domain-containing protein, whose product MFADTGATPNGVADMLEYNSYYAFGMRIEGTGLSSSSIDNKFTYNGKELEDDHRLNWYHYGARFYDPQVGRWHVVDPLDEFHSPYIYVGNNPIAFLDPDGAGEMYFDDGTYIGNDGVDDDKVWMIAGTEAIEMSVSHTELMLLAATSYGESSTANVSKEVYSIASAIINNMSARGSSATITSTIDGFAFAASDGNPRVQEFNGTSMENRNGKFMQTAVAGALNAVNGGVDYSNGATHWAGDDIGSSAEKRATGGLLFSNAAHDLFGLGSSSKSGTGYWYDASGKVTGTRGTWNYTWETTAAFGGTVNGNTTGSTFMRKTNDFIKATGAPRY is encoded by the coding sequence ATGTTCGCCGACACGGGCGCGACTCCGAATGGTGTAGCGGACATGCTTGAATATAATTCTTACTATGCGTTTGGGATGAGAATAGAAGGAACGGGATTAAGCAGTTCATCTATCGATAATAAGTTTACATACAATGGGAAGGAACTTGAAGACGATCATAGATTGAACTGGTATCACTACGGCGCAAGATTCTACGACCCACAAGTGGGACGGTGGCACGTGGTGGATCCGCTTGATGAATTCCATTCGCCGTATATCTACGTCGGGAATAATCCAATTGCGTTTCTTGATCCTGATGGAGCTGGGGAAATGTACTTTGATGATGGAACGTACATTGGGAATGATGGCGTAGATGATGATAAAGTCTGGATGATTGCTGGTACTGAAGCCATAGAAATGTCTGTATCTCATACAGAATTGATGCTACTAGCGGCAACTTCATACGGAGAATCATCGACAGCGAATGTTTCCAAAGAAGTGTACAGTATAGCAAGTGCTATTATCAATAACATGTCCGCGCGTGGTTCAAGCGCAACGATCACTAGTACGATTGATGGTTTTGCATTTGCTGCATCTGATGGCAATCCAAGAGTTCAAGAGTTTAATGGCACAAGCATGGAAAATCGAAATGGTAAATTTATGCAGACAGCGGTTGCTGGAGCACTTAATGCTGTAAATGGTGGAGTCGATTATTCAAATGGTGCAACTCACTGGGCCGGAGACGACATAGGATCATCTGCAGAGAAAAGAGCAACTGGCGGATTACTATTTTCTAATGCTGCTCATGATCTTTTTGGACTCGGTAGTTCGTCAAAATCGGGTACGGGATACTGGTATGACGCAAGTGGAAAGGTCACTGGAACAAGAGGCACTTGGAATTATACTTGGGAAACAACAGCTGCATTTGGAGGAACGGTAAACGGAAATACAACAGGGAGTACTTTTATGAGAAAAACGAATGACTTTATAAAAGCTACGGGTGCCCCCAGATATTAA
- a CDS encoding PQQ-like beta-propeller repeat protein: MNFRFITLMVVLISFETAIAQTLPVIWEQKMSPGATKIKMHSKDDALFIGSGEKFITAFHAADGSIVWSYKFEEKFGIKSFEWQEWNRENGVILLGNSDDNSIKIFIDEKTGNELWRTDKLSEFKKYAFNESFTNCFVNELHAFPIIGGAACAIRRLNWLIS, encoded by the coding sequence ATGAATTTCAGGTTTATTACTCTGATGGTTGTCCTGATTAGTTTTGAAACCGCAATTGCACAGACATTGCCGGTTATCTGGGAACAAAAAATGAGTCCCGGAGCGACTAAAATAAAAATGCACTCCAAGGATGATGCCCTTTTCATCGGATCGGGTGAAAAGTTCATCACGGCCTTCCATGCAGCCGATGGCAGCATCGTATGGAGTTACAAATTTGAAGAAAAGTTCGGCATCAAGTCGTTTGAATGGCAGGAATGGAACCGTGAAAATGGCGTCATTTTATTAGGCAATTCAGACGATAATAGTATTAAAATTTTTATAGACGAAAAAACAGGGAACGAACTTTGGCGGACGGATAAACTGTCTGAATTTAAGAAATATGCTTTTAACGAGTCGTTCACTAATTGCTTTGTCAATGAACTTCACGCTTTTCCTATTATTGGCGGCGCGGCGTGCGCAATCCGACGCTTGAATTGGCTGATTTCATGA
- a CDS encoding transcriptional repressor, whose amino-acid sequence MEVKRRHPVLDEKEKEEIHNKLRSFLYSQGLKATPERFAVLDEIYTTDFHFEAEDILMRMMKKKQRVSRATIYRTLEILEKCGLIRKAKLGETTAYYEHTYGRHHHEHMKCTSCGKIIEFESEDIERLQDMICKQFNFKMTYHILHMFGVCEDCQKSGAAVPTYVNPYV is encoded by the coding sequence GTGGAAGTCAAACGAAGACATCCTGTTTTAGACGAAAAAGAAAAAGAAGAAATTCATAATAAATTGCGCAGTTTTCTCTATTCGCAAGGGCTGAAAGCCACGCCGGAACGTTTTGCGGTGCTGGATGAAATTTATACCACCGATTTTCATTTTGAAGCGGAAGATATCCTGATGCGCATGATGAAGAAAAAACAACGCGTTTCCCGGGCAACGATTTACCGGACTCTGGAAATTTTGGAAAAATGCGGGCTGATCCGGAAAGCAAAATTAGGCGAGACGACGGCATATTACGAACATACCTACGGACGGCATCATCATGAACACATGAAATGTACGTCGTGCGGTAAAATCATCGAATTCGAATCCGAAGATATCGAACGCTTACAAGATATGATCTGCAAACAATTTAACTTCAAAATGACCTACCACATCCTCCACATGTTTGGTGTCTGCGAAGACTGCCAGAAAAGCGGCGCCGCCGTGCCGACGTATGTCAATCCGTACGTGTAA
- a CDS encoding tetratricopeptide repeat protein, whose protein sequence is MSDFSGNPWRANDDKKNQTSTNPTSAEDYYKMAQLAMDNKQFQNAVDHCRKAIELNPVYLEAWFYLGFNMMDLKQYEEAIPCFHKALEIEKDGNYFRPYSFYNIGLCHYNLVRDDEALDYFNKAVAVKADYVPAINYIGLIHYIKKNYDTAIPFFNQCLQYDPNYIYAHYNLGRCYYYQYKDDQALDHFLKALQADPNHVEANNYAGLIYLNKKLYPTSIGYLQKASSLDPQYTAPLYNLGILHYEQKQYPQALDYFTKTMQLNPEHADACNYIGLIHHDQKEYAKAAEFYQKTLMIQPDYKFAMYNLGLVSYDQKDYPNAIANYQKCLAIDPEYVSCHYNLGLAFYQSGSLQDALRHFEEAARLKPAHFNAHYYRGLVYHTTGQHDRAMAVIEELKKIDYPTAKDLYKEITGNDLTPTSTTTQPTQKPRDEGPSHRGH, encoded by the coding sequence ATGAGTGATTTTTCCGGCAATCCCTGGCGCGCCAACGATGACAAAAAAAATCAGACTTCGACCAACCCAACCAGCGCGGAAGATTATTATAAAATGGCCCAGTTGGCTATGGATAACAAACAATTCCAGAATGCCGTCGATCACTGCCGCAAAGCCATCGAATTAAATCCGGTATACCTCGAAGCATGGTTTTATTTGGGTTTCAATATGATGGACTTAAAACAGTACGAGGAAGCCATCCCGTGTTTTCACAAAGCGCTCGAAATCGAAAAAGACGGTAATTATTTTCGCCCATACAGTTTTTATAATATCGGCTTGTGCCATTACAATCTGGTCCGCGATGACGAAGCGCTCGATTATTTCAACAAAGCCGTTGCCGTCAAAGCCGACTATGTGCCGGCGATCAATTATATCGGTTTAATTCATTACATCAAAAAAAATTACGATACAGCCATCCCGTTTTTCAATCAATGTTTGCAATACGATCCCAATTACATTTACGCGCATTATAATCTCGGGCGATGCTACTATTACCAGTACAAAGACGATCAGGCGCTGGATCATTTTTTAAAAGCGCTTCAGGCGGATCCCAACCATGTTGAAGCCAATAACTACGCCGGATTGATTTACCTCAACAAAAAATTATACCCGACTTCGATCGGATATTTACAAAAAGCCAGTTCACTCGATCCGCAATATACCGCGCCGTTGTACAATTTGGGAATTTTGCATTACGAGCAGAAACAATATCCACAGGCGTTGGATTATTTTACCAAAACGATGCAATTGAATCCCGAGCATGCCGATGCGTGCAATTACATCGGATTGATCCATCACGATCAGAAAGAATATGCCAAAGCGGCCGAATTTTATCAAAAGACACTAATGATTCAGCCTGATTACAAATTTGCAATGTATAATCTTGGTTTGGTTTCCTACGATCAGAAAGATTATCCCAACGCGATTGCCAATTATCAAAAATGCCTTGCCATCGATCCCGAATATGTTTCGTGCCATTATAATTTAGGTTTGGCTTTTTACCAGTCCGGCAGCTTGCAGGATGCGTTGCGGCATTTTGAAGAAGCGGCGCGGCTGAAGCCTGCGCATTTCAATGCGCATTATTACCGCGGCTTGGTCTATCACACTACGGGACAACATGACCGCGCAATGGCCGTCATAGAAGAATTGAAAAAAATCGATTATCCTACGGCCAAAGATTTGTATAAAGAAATCACCGGCAATGACCTAACTCCCACATCGACGACCACTCAGCCGACCCAAAAACCGCGAGACGAAGGCCCGAGCCATCGCGGACATTGA